In one window of Borrelia turcica IST7 DNA:
- a CDS encoding plasmid maintenance protein, with protein sequence MISKKDGKYNKKTYQNPQKVEKIRILNELVRENENKSRKSCSEITMYQVKSMIGKKLLRISRMRKIYWSINAKNREYKSDNMQYSAKDILAMSNDLLKRDNEKPVCSRTIQRDIKLMNKIELLKTETVRFGVGRGSLSFYIQNMELADKYRDIIHDEVIKLLKEELADKIIIGDLDKRIANVEFDKEKTRAILKEVEENKEKRKRDEAEIIKCKDIKSDEKDPHLFKPKNNYKYKKNSREMLTKERQKEKTGQKNGVEERLASQYSIENSYMMKLRENSNNKDTYENALCNLETALCEYTRDYKIEHITDHFMEQFLSRYKGKVWMMMRRVDGIISDYEVIWEGRFKDKYPHKYKENVMPIKSSRQVSKQRKTIKDKEEGRDTNVREQKRELRDNIFSILLAQLTITRKTSRSTIAPIIKKFIDKLGDRLSYKGIINNFYYYSLLDILDRKQNIGDSEPDMKIDTKIATKSESNEGRVGLAINLTTSEGFKTTKGLAIENLCRYENNYLENNTNREYTEVAR encoded by the coding sequence ATGATATCAAAAAAAGATGGAAAATACAATAAAAAGACCTACCAAAACCCACAAAAAGTAGAAAAAATACGAATACTCAATGAACTAGTTAGAGAAAATGAGAATAAAAGCAGGAAAAGTTGCAGCGAAATTACAATGTATCAAGTTAAATCAATGATAGGAAAGAAGCTTTTACGCATTTCAAGGATGCGTAAAATATACTGGTCAATAAATGCAAAGAATAGGGAATATAAATCTGATAATATGCAATATTCTGCAAAAGATATTCTTGCCATGTCTAATGACTTACTTAAAAGAGACAACGAAAAGCCTGTATGCAGCAGAACAATACAAAGAGACATTAAGCTTATGAATAAGATAGAACTGCTTAAGACAGAAACTGTAAGATTTGGTGTTGGTAGGGGAAGTCTATCCTTTTATATTCAAAACATGGAGCTAGCAGACAAATACAGAGATATCATACATGATGAAGTCATAAAACTACTTAAAGAAGAGCTAGCAGACAAAATAATTATTGGAGACCTTGACAAGCGTATAGCAAATGTAGAGTTTGATAAAGAGAAGACAAGAGCGATACTAAAGGAAGTAGAAGAGAATAAAGAGAAGAGAAAGCGTGATGAAGCAGAGATAATTAAGTGTAAAGATATAAAGTCGGATGAGAAGGACCCGCATCTTTTTAAACCTAAAAATAACTATAAATATAAAAAGAATTCTAGAGAAATGCTTACTAAAGAAAGACAGAAAGAAAAGACGGGACAAAAGAATGGAGTAGAGGAGAGGTTAGCTAGCCAGTACAGCATAGAAAATTCATACATGATGAAATTAAGGGAGAATAGCAATAACAAGGATACATATGAGAATGCATTGTGTAATCTTGAAACTGCTCTTTGTGAATACACAAGAGATTACAAAATAGAGCATATTACAGATCACTTTATGGAACAATTCTTAAGCAGGTATAAGGGAAAAGTGTGGATGATGATGAGAAGAGTCGATGGAATTATTAGTGATTATGAGGTTATTTGGGAAGGAAGGTTTAAAGACAAGTATCCTCACAAATATAAAGAAAATGTTATGCCTATTAAGAGCAGCAGACAGGTAAGTAAGCAAAGAAAGACGATAAAAGACAAAGAAGAGGGCAGAGACACAAATGTGCGTGAGCAAAAAAGAGAGCTTAGGGATAATATATTTAGCATATTACTAGCACAGCTTACAATAACGAGAAAGACAAGCAGAAGCACAATTGCACCAATAATTAAGAAATTTATTGATAAACTTGGAGACAGGCTAAGCTATAAAGGTATTATCAACAATTTCTACTACTACTCCTTACTAGACATACTTGATAGAAAGCAGAATATTGGAGACAGTGAACCTGACATGAAGATTGACACTAAAATAGCAACTAAGAGTGAGAGTAATGAAGGCAGAGTAGGTCTTGCAATCAACTTAACTACTAGTGAAGGATTTAAGACTACTAAGGGACTTGCGATAGAAAATTTATGTCGGTATGAAAACAATTATTTAGAAAATAACACAAATAGGGAATATACGGAGGTAGCAAGATGA
- a CDS encoding DUF693 family protein yields MFNVEFLFNLNEDNPAVIKVGDIIKIYCKQFDTKGYGLQIYIYYVRLSMSTNGDRQQKWGFTADYTLYLVSKSNFYNREFTKK; encoded by the coding sequence ATATTTAATGTAGAGTTTCTCTTCAACTTAAATGAAGACAATCCTGCCGTCATCAAGGTGGGTGATATTATAAAAATCTACTGTAAACAATTTGATACGAAGGGGTATGGATTACAGATTTATATTTATTATGTCAGGTTATCTATGAGTACCAATGGAGACAGGCAACAAAAATGGGGATTTACTGCTGATTACACCCTATATCTTGTTTCTAAAAGTAACTTTTACAATAGAGAATTTACAAAAAAATAA
- a CDS encoding DUF693 family protein: protein METGNKNGDLLLITPYILFLKVTFTIENLQKNKDNKEEIIYLNLQGKTVSEAIKEVFGNKAILNMENIDKNKEIQET from the coding sequence ATGGAGACAGGCAACAAAAATGGGGATTTACTGCTGATTACACCCTATATCTTGTTTCTAAAAGTAACTTTTACAATAGAGAATTTACAAAAAAATAAAGACAATAAAGAAGAGATAATATATCTTAATCTCCAAGGAAAAACAGTATCAGAAGCTATCAAGGAAGTATTTGGCAATAAGGCAATCCTTAACATGGAAAACATAGACAAAAATAAAGAAATACAAGAGACATGA
- a CDS encoding DUF777 family protein, whose amino-acid sequence MNQTIFICRIGIIKKFEYESQEGNVLSPEFAGLEIKTFSISNIRLDLREGRGVILLQSNYNIFNEYDDNNFDKG is encoded by the coding sequence ATTAATCAAACTATTTTTATATGCAGAATAGGAATAATTAAGAAATTTGAATATGAGAGCCAAGAAGGAAATGTCTTAAGCCCAGAATTTGCAGGGCTTGAGATTAAAACTTTCAGTATCTCTAACATTAGACTTGACCTTAGGGAAGGACGAGGAGTGATATTATTACAGAGTAATTATAATATTTTCAACGAATATGACGACAATAATTTTGATAAAGGGTAA
- a CDS encoding phage integrase family protein, whose amino-acid sequence MLVSLLDFDKIQDAHREYAQANIKNRISLHNYNYLKRTYLFQKTKYKSLSTNNMSFFLRQIIQKVTRKKHIGKCSHIFRHYRIFLMKNSNVPSYDIKEEFHFSNISMVDRYGKPLIDKKKDYEFMINEKPSFAK is encoded by the coding sequence GTGCTTGTATCGCTACTAGATTTCGATAAGATACAAGACGCTCATAGGGAATATGCACAAGCTAATATTAAGAACAGAATCTCTCTTCATAATTATAATTACTTAAAGCGAACATATCTTTTCCAAAAAACTAAATATAAAAGCTTATCAACAAATAATATGAGTTTTTTCTTAAGACAAATCATACAAAAGGTTACTAGAAAAAAACATATTGGTAAGTGTTCTCATATATTTAGGCATTATCGTATTTTTTTAATGAAAAATAGTAATGTTCCCTCATACGACATTAAGGAAGAGTTTCATTTTTCCAATATTAGTATGGTTGATAGATACGGTAAGCCATTAATTGATAAGAAAAAGGATTACGAATTTATGATTAATGAGAAACCTTCTTTTGCTAAATAA
- the bdr gene encoding Bdr family repetitive protein, whose protein sequence is MQVTQEQADYTRYHITEQQVYEELIRMGMDKPIAIQFANKYFYNELTQRDLENLEKNFNVRLKALEDRIMGVENRISELKDDIKSLDTKIDNVKNELKDDIKNVKNELSVKIDSLEKNNKWIFGLTFTIWLTTLGGFIALFLK, encoded by the coding sequence ATGCAAGTAACACAAGAACAAGCAGACTACACAAGATATCACATAACAGAACAACAAGTATATGAAGAGCTTATAAGAATGGGTATGGACAAACCAATAGCTATACAATTTGCAAATAAGTATTTTTATAATGAGCTTACTCAGCGAGACCTTGAAAACTTAGAAAAAAACTTCAATGTTAGACTAAAAGCATTAGAAGATAGAATAATGGGCGTTGAAAATAGAATAAGTGAACTTAAGGATGATATTAAGAGCCTTGACACTAAGATAGACAATGTTAAAAATGAACTTAAGGATGATATTAAGAATGTTAAGAATGAACTTAGTGTTAAGATAGACAGTTTAGAAAAAAATAATAAATGGATATTTGGATTAACATTTACAATTTGGCTTACTACCTTAGGTGGATTTATAGCTCTTTTTTTAAAATAA